From one Planktothrix agardhii NIES-204 genomic stretch:
- the rpsC gene encoding 30S ribosomal protein S3 → MGQKINPIGFRLGITQEHRSRWFADSKQYPELLQEDHTIREYVRKELSNAGISKVRIERKADQVDLEIHTARPGVVVGRGGAGIETLRVGLQKKLGNNRQIRINVVEVAKVDADATLIAEYIAQQLEKRVSFRRVVRQAITRAQKAGIEGIKIQVSGRLNGAEIARTEWTREGRVPLHTLRADIDYAYCTALTIYGILGVKVWVFKGEIIPGQEELANSPTSQPRRNRQPRRQKYDDRSNEG, encoded by the coding sequence ATGGGACAAAAAATTAATCCTATTGGGTTTCGGTTAGGAATTACCCAAGAACATCGATCTCGTTGGTTTGCCGATTCCAAACAGTATCCTGAACTGTTGCAGGAAGACCATACAATTCGGGAGTATGTTCGCAAGGAATTGAGCAATGCCGGAATTTCCAAAGTCAGAATTGAACGCAAAGCCGATCAAGTTGACCTAGAAATTCATACCGCCAGACCGGGTGTGGTCGTAGGTCGTGGGGGGGCAGGAATTGAAACCCTGCGTGTGGGCCTCCAGAAAAAACTCGGCAATAATCGCCAAATTCGGATCAACGTGGTGGAAGTTGCCAAAGTTGATGCGGACGCCACCTTAATTGCCGAGTATATCGCCCAACAACTAGAAAAACGGGTTTCCTTCCGTCGTGTAGTCCGTCAAGCCATTACTCGGGCACAGAAAGCCGGAATTGAAGGCATCAAAATTCAGGTCAGTGGTCGGTTAAATGGGGCAGAAATCGCTCGGACTGAATGGACTCGGGAAGGGAGAGTACCTTTGCATACCCTCCGCGCTGATATTGACTACGCCTACTGCACGGCGCTGACAATCTACGGCATTCTCGGCGTTAAAGTTTGGGTTTTTAAGGGCGAAATTATCCCAGGACAAGAGGAATTAGCGAATTCTCCGACCAGTCAACCCCGTCGGAATCGTCAACCTCGTCGTCAAAAATATGACGACCGTTCTAACGAAGGATAA
- the rpmC gene encoding 50S ribosomal protein L29 has product MSFPKIEEARQLNDEELSQQILEIKKQLANLRLLKATGRLEKPHEFKHTRHRLAQLKTVERERQISNQSSVTSDQLSV; this is encoded by the coding sequence ATGTCTTTTCCAAAAATCGAAGAAGCCCGACAGTTAAATGATGAAGAACTGTCTCAGCAAATCTTGGAGATCAAAAAACAATTGGCTAACTTGCGGTTACTTAAAGCCACCGGGCGTTTAGAAAAACCCCACGAGTTTAAGCACACGCGCCATCGTTTAGCCCAATTAAAGACGGTGGAACGGGAACGCCAAATCAGTAATCAGTCATCAGTTACCAGTGATCAGTTATCAGTTTAA
- the rpl22 gene encoding 50S ribosomal protein L22, whose amino-acid sequence MAIDTSAEVKAIARYIRMSPHKVRRVLDQIRGRSYREALIILEFMPYRSCEPILKVLRSAVANAEHNSGLDPASLVISQAYADQGPTIKRFRPRAQGRAYQIRKPTCHIVVAVAPATE is encoded by the coding sequence ATGGCTATAGATACTAGCGCCGAGGTGAAGGCGATCGCTCGTTACATTCGGATGTCACCTCATAAAGTAAGACGAGTCCTGGATCAGATTCGAGGACGATCCTACCGTGAAGCCTTGATTATTTTGGAATTCATGCCCTATCGGTCTTGTGAGCCAATTCTCAAAGTTTTACGCTCTGCGGTTGCTAACGCAGAACACAATTCTGGTTTAGATCCTGCCAGTTTAGTGATTTCCCAGGCTTACGCCGATCAAGGGCCAACCATTAAACGGTTTAGACCTCGCGCCCAGGGTCGTGCCTACCAAATTAGAAAGCCGACTTGTCATATTGTGGTTGCCGTAGCTCCAGCCACGGAGTAG
- a CDS encoding Ycf45 protein produces MTAEIITDSSLITDSYLLINDKSMQITDDLNKLLSIVPDEIRQNLQQHPQRDSLIEIVMDLGRLPEARFPSKAEYLSTIPVSLDDLEHCIVQIGEFSGDNRAGIEQTLHRISAIRNRTGKVIGLTCRVGRAIFGKIGMIRDLVETGQSLLLLGRPGVGKTTALREITRVLADELEKRVVIIDTSNEIAGDGDIPHPAIGRARRMQVARPELQHQVMIEAVENHMPEVIVIDEIGTELEALAARTIAERGVQLIGTAHGNRIENLMKNPTLADLIGGIQAVTLGDEEARRRGSQKTVLERKAPPTFDVAVEMLEQQRWVVHESVATTIDHLLRGMQPILQIRTMNDAGEVEVFEERYTPVNPITSPKRSTMKSREPAATMPVVRGLRGSGKMMPLPVENTASESQYFEQLLEQSFSGVIPGVPDEEFTLIHKLGEGSPLSIYPYGVPRHQIEQVIQMLSLPVILTKDIDSADVVLALRSHIRNQSKIRHVAKTRQVPIHTIKSPNNPQIARALRRLLQMEDPSTPEIADLNLFVASGSSDEIEALEEARLAVEQIVIPKGQPVELLPRSSQVRKMQHELVEHYRLKSNSFGEEPNRRLRIYPA; encoded by the coding sequence ATGACTGCTGAAATCATAACTGATTCATCATTGATAACTGATAGCTATTTACTGATAAATGATAAGAGTATGCAAATTACAGACGACCTGAACAAATTACTCTCCATTGTTCCTGATGAGATTCGGCAGAATTTGCAACAGCATCCCCAACGAGATAGTCTGATTGAGATTGTGATGGATTTGGGGCGTCTTCCAGAGGCTCGTTTTCCGTCCAAAGCCGAATATCTCTCGACTATCCCTGTCTCCTTGGACGATCTGGAACATTGTATTGTGCAGATTGGGGAATTTAGCGGGGATAACCGGGCTGGGATTGAGCAAACTTTACATCGAATTAGCGCAATTCGCAACCGGACGGGAAAGGTGATTGGTTTAACCTGTCGGGTGGGTCGAGCCATCTTTGGTAAGATTGGCATGATTCGAGATTTGGTGGAAACGGGTCAATCGCTCCTTTTGCTGGGTCGTCCAGGAGTGGGAAAAACCACGGCATTGCGAGAAATTACCCGTGTGTTAGCGGATGAACTGGAAAAACGAGTAGTCATTATTGATACCTCCAACGAAATTGCTGGGGATGGAGATATCCCCCATCCTGCCATTGGCCGGGCGCGTCGGATGCAGGTGGCTCGTCCTGAACTGCAACATCAAGTCATGATTGAGGCGGTGGAGAACCATATGCCAGAGGTGATTGTGATTGATGAAATTGGCACAGAACTGGAGGCTTTAGCGGCGCGAACCATTGCCGAACGGGGGGTACAGTTGATTGGTACAGCCCACGGTAATCGGATTGAAAACTTGATGAAAAACCCCACCCTTGCCGATTTGATTGGGGGAATTCAAGCGGTGACTTTAGGGGATGAGGAAGCTCGACGTCGGGGTTCTCAAAAGACGGTATTGGAGCGTAAAGCCCCTCCGACCTTTGATGTGGCGGTGGAAATGTTGGAACAGCAACGGTGGGTTGTACATGAATCTGTAGCGACTACGATTGATCATCTGTTACGCGGAATGCAGCCGATTTTGCAAATCAGAACTATGAATGATGCGGGTGAAGTTGAAGTTTTTGAAGAACGATATACTCCCGTTAACCCCATTACCAGTCCTAAACGCTCAACGATGAAATCCCGGGAACCTGCGGCTACAATGCCTGTTGTTCGGGGGTTGCGAGGTTCAGGGAAAATGATGCCTTTACCTGTGGAAAATACGGCGTCAGAATCTCAATATTTTGAACAACTACTGGAACAGTCTTTTTCTGGGGTTATCCCTGGTGTTCCCGATGAGGAATTTACCTTAATTCATAAACTAGGGGAAGGTTCACCGTTAAGTATTTATCCCTATGGGGTTCCTCGTCATCAAATTGAACAGGTGATCCAAATGTTATCTTTACCGGTGATTTTGACTAAGGATATTGATAGTGCGGATGTGGTGTTAGCGTTGCGATCGCATATTAGAAATCAATCCAAAATCCGCCATGTTGCTAAAACTCGTCAAGTTCCGATTCATACGATAAAATCACCGAACAACCCTCAAATTGCCCGTGCCCTACGACGTCTGTTACAAATGGAAGATCCCAGTACCCCAGAAATTGCGGATTTGAATTTGTTTGTGGCCAGTGGTTCTTCTGATGAAATCGAAGCCTTGGAAGAGGCCCGTTTAGCGGTGGAACAAATTGTGATTCCTAAAGGACAACCTGTGGAATTACTGCCTCGGTCTTCCCAAGTCAGAAAAATGCAGCATGAATTAGTAGAACATTATCGTCTGAAATCCAATAGTTTTGGGGAAGAACCAAACCGTCGTTTAAGAATTTATCCCGCCTAA
- the rplW gene encoding 50S ribosomal protein L23 — protein sequence MQHDPGDLIDLVKRPIVTEKATRLMEINQFTFDVDRHATKPMIKQAIELLFPVKVKAVNTHIPPRKRRRVGKFVGFKTGYKRAIITLEDGEPLRKVLFPGV from the coding sequence ATGCAACATGATCCCGGCGATCTGATTGATTTGGTGAAGCGTCCGATTGTCACAGAAAAAGCCACGAGGTTAATGGAAATCAATCAGTTCACCTTTGATGTTGATCGGCACGCAACTAAGCCGATGATCAAACAAGCTATTGAACTGTTATTCCCCGTGAAAGTCAAAGCTGTTAATACCCATATTCCGCCTCGTAAACGTCGTCGGGTCGGTAAATTTGTGGGATTTAAAACAGGCTACAAACGGGCAATTATTACCCTAGAGGATGGGGAGCCTTTGCGGAAAGTCTTGTTCCCAGGGGTGTAG
- the rplB gene encoding 50S ribosomal protein L2, whose product MGIRSYRPYTPGTRQHTVSDFAEITRSEPERSLTTSKHRDKGRNNRGVITCRHRGGGHKKLYRIVDFRRDKHEILAKVAEIEYDPNRNARIALVYYTDGEKRYILHPLGLKVGTMIVSGPEAPIEIGNALPLSKIPLGTDVHNVELIPGKGGQIVRAAGTTAQVLAKEGDYVTLKLPSGEQRKIPAKCYATIGQVGNIDARNISIGKAGRKRWKGRRPEVRGSVMNPVDHPHGGGEGRAPIGRSGPVTPWGKPALGAKTRNKKKRSTALIVRRRRKSSKRGKGGRQT is encoded by the coding sequence ATGGGAATTCGTTCATACCGACCCTATACTCCCGGTACTCGCCAACACACTGTTTCCGACTTTGCAGAAATTACCCGCTCTGAACCGGAACGTTCCTTAACAACTTCCAAACACCGGGACAAGGGAAGAAACAACCGAGGCGTGATTACCTGCCGTCATCGGGGTGGCGGACACAAAAAGCTGTATCGAATTGTTGATTTTCGTCGGGATAAGCACGAAATCCTCGCTAAAGTCGCGGAGATTGAGTACGATCCCAACCGCAATGCTCGAATTGCCCTGGTGTATTACACCGATGGCGAAAAGCGTTACATCCTGCATCCGTTAGGACTCAAAGTCGGAACCATGATTGTTTCTGGCCCAGAAGCTCCGATCGAGATCGGGAATGCCCTGCCCTTATCGAAAATTCCGTTAGGGACAGACGTGCATAACGTCGAGTTGATTCCCGGTAAAGGGGGACAAATCGTTCGAGCCGCCGGGACTACAGCCCAAGTCCTAGCGAAAGAAGGGGACTATGTGACCCTGAAGTTACCTTCGGGGGAACAACGCAAAATCCCAGCTAAGTGCTACGCCACCATTGGACAGGTTGGTAATATTGATGCTCGCAACATCAGTATCGGGAAAGCCGGTCGTAAGCGTTGGAAAGGTCGTCGTCCTGAAGTTCGCGGTAGTGTCATGAACCCGGTGGATCACCCCCATGGTGGTGGTGAAGGACGCGCTCCTATCGGTCGTTCTGGCCCTGTTACTCCTTGGGGTAAACCCGCCCTAGGTGCGAAGACTCGGAACAAGAAAAAACGCAGTACCGCTTTGATTGTTCGTCGTCGTCGGAAGTCCTCGAAACGGGGTAAAGGTGGACGGCAAACTTAA
- a CDS encoding ribosomal protein S17, translated as MAVKERVGLVVSNKMDKTVVVTVENRSPHPKYGKIVVKTKRYKAHDENNQCQEGDRVRIAETRPLSKTKRWNVVEILGGNDKTNL; from the coding sequence ATGGCAGTAAAAGAAAGAGTTGGCTTGGTCGTTAGTAACAAAATGGATAAAACAGTGGTTGTAACGGTAGAAAACCGTTCTCCCCATCCTAAATACGGCAAAATTGTCGTTAAAACTAAACGATATAAAGCCCACGACGAAAACAACCAATGTCAAGAAGGAGATCGGGTTCGCATTGCCGAAACTCGCCCTTTAAGCAAAACAAAACGCTGGAATGTGGTCGAAATTCTAGGCGGTAATGACAAAACCAATCTGTAG
- the rplP gene encoding 50S ribosomal protein L16, with product MLSPRRTKFRKQQRGRMRGQATRGNDLNFGDFALQALEPCWITSRQIEAARRAMTRYIRRGGKIWIRIFPDKPVTMRAAETRMGSGKGAPEYWVAVVKPGRVLFEIAGVTEEIAREAMRLAAFKLPIKTKFIARPVDEEAQ from the coding sequence ATGTTAAGTCCCAGAAGAACAAAATTCCGCAAACAACAGCGTGGTCGCATGAGAGGTCAAGCGACCCGGGGTAATGATCTAAATTTCGGTGATTTCGCACTGCAAGCTTTAGAACCCTGTTGGATTACCTCTCGCCAAATCGAAGCAGCCCGTCGAGCCATGACTCGCTATATTCGTCGGGGTGGAAAGATTTGGATTCGGATTTTCCCCGATAAGCCCGTAACCATGAGAGCCGCTGAAACCCGGATGGGTTCTGGTAAAGGTGCTCCTGAGTATTGGGTGGCTGTGGTTAAACCCGGTCGAGTATTATTTGAAATTGCCGGAGTTACCGAAGAAATTGCCCGGGAAGCGATGCGGTTAGCGGCGTTTAAATTGCCGATTAAAACCAAATTTATTGCCCGTCCCGTTGACGAAGAAGCTCAATAA
- the rplN gene encoding 50S ribosomal protein L14 yields MIQVQTILNVADNSGARKLMCIRVLKGGNCRYGGIGDVIIAVVKDAIPNMAVKRSDVVRAVIVRTRHSLRRDSGMSIRFDDNAAVIINADGNPRGTRVFGPVARELRDKNFTKIVSLAPEVL; encoded by the coding sequence ATGATTCAAGTCCAAACAATTCTCAATGTTGCTGACAATAGCGGTGCGCGAAAATTAATGTGTATTCGCGTTTTAAAGGGTGGTAACTGTCGCTATGGCGGAATCGGTGATGTAATCATTGCCGTTGTCAAAGATGCTATTCCCAATATGGCGGTGAAAAGATCCGATGTAGTTCGGGCTGTAATCGTCCGTACTCGTCATAGTTTACGTCGAGATAGTGGCATGAGCATTCGGTTTGATGACAATGCGGCTGTGATTATCAACGCAGACGGTAATCCCAGAGGCACTCGTGTATTTGGCCCTGTGGCTCGGGAACTACGGGATAAGAATTTCACGAAAATTGTTTCTCTTGCACCGGAGGTTCTGTAA
- the rpl24 gene encoding 50S ribosomal protein L24: MSKKTTSNKPKRYKMHVKKGDTVQVITGSDRGKVGEILRVLPKASKVVVKDVNVRTKHVKPRQEGESGQITTFEAPVHSSNVMLYSTKENVASRVCYTFTEDGRKVRMLKKTGEIID, from the coding sequence ATGTCCAAAAAAACCACATCTAATAAACCCAAACGCTATAAAATGCACGTTAAAAAAGGCGATACCGTGCAGGTAATTACGGGTAGCGATCGAGGAAAAGTCGGAGAAATTCTTCGGGTTCTTCCCAAGGCCAGTAAAGTCGTTGTTAAGGATGTCAACGTGAGAACCAAGCACGTTAAACCTCGTCAAGAGGGAGAATCCGGTCAGATTACGACTTTTGAAGCCCCAGTTCACAGTTCTAATGTGATGCTGTATTCCACTAAAGAAAACGTTGCCAGTCGGGTGTGTTACACCTTTACCGAAGACGGACGTAAGGTGAGAATGCTGAAAAAAACGGGTGAAATTATTGATTAA
- the rplC gene encoding 50S ribosomal protein L3, whose product MSVGILGTKVGMTQIFEAESGKAIPVTVIQAGPCIVTQIKTKQTDGYTAIQLGYGEVPDNKRKLNTKKTPDKEVNKYLSNAEQGHLAKSGGTCVRHLKEYRVSEPESFQLGQQLKADIFTQGQLVDVSGTSMGRGFSGYQKRHNFKRGPMAHGSKNHRQPGSIGPGTTPGRVYPGKRMAGHYGASQVTTRKLIVVRIDPERNLLLVKGAVPGKPGGLLSIAPANIVGGK is encoded by the coding sequence GTGTCTGTAGGTATCCTCGGCACAAAGGTCGGTATGACCCAAATCTTTGAAGCGGAAAGCGGGAAAGCTATTCCTGTCACCGTCATTCAAGCTGGGCCTTGCATCGTGACCCAGATTAAAACCAAACAAACCGACGGCTACACAGCTATCCAACTAGGATACGGTGAAGTTCCTGATAACAAACGCAAGCTTAATACAAAAAAAACTCCCGACAAAGAGGTCAATAAGTATCTCAGCAATGCGGAACAAGGACATTTAGCCAAATCCGGCGGCACCTGTGTACGTCACCTGAAAGAATATCGGGTCAGCGAACCCGAATCTTTTCAATTAGGCCAACAACTCAAAGCTGATATTTTCACCCAGGGACAACTGGTGGATGTCAGTGGAACCAGTATGGGTCGTGGCTTCTCCGGTTATCAAAAACGGCATAACTTCAAACGAGGCCCCATGGCCCACGGTTCCAAAAACCATCGTCAACCCGGTTCGATCGGCCCTGGAACCACTCCTGGCCGTGTTTACCCTGGAAAACGCATGGCCGGACATTATGGAGCCAGCCAAGTGACCACACGCAAATTAATCGTTGTGCGTATCGATCCTGAACGTAACCTCCTGTTAGTCAAAGGAGCGGTTCCTGGCAAGCCCGGTGGTTTGTTAAGCATCGCCCCAGCTAATATCGTCGGTGGTAAGTAG
- a CDS encoding putative chemotaxis protein methyltransferase — protein MEPALIELFIKLITSQTGLFIRLQDYGVLAEKIKIRVKSLKLPHPQFYLDLLSTDSSQSREEWKQLIPLITTIESYFFRDQGQINLLRTVVLPDLIASRQDTKSLTLWSAGCSTGEEPYTLSILLQQLIPDWGSWNLQILGTDVNEEALKKATQGLYTAWSFRMVDLELRNRYFMQQGEDWKINSLTQNSVKFFNLNLVKDSYCHPNYNPIQDVDLIICRNVFVYFEKDYINQVIYKFFNVLKPRGYLITGHAELQGIENIEKFQAKIHPESMIYQRPIDLLKEPLTITKKSIINIDNCWNNLLYSSQKYQEPYPKTNQVANHQAENLKLSQKSLEEAKRYFKNKQYSAAIQKAEQFLQTYNYYVKNLDLTITEKKERNENRHLKSETKFDAYYLLAQAWANLGKYEQAISYCKKAIEIDSLSILPYYLLLHIAQEQEDLVGAKLLSKRIIYLLPSSIPAYLELASIYEREGDNTRSAKMYGNALALLKSLPPTMGIEHLEGVTAQDLIVFLENKHLAIDC, from the coding sequence ATGGAACCAGCACTAATCGAACTTTTTATTAAGCTGATTACAAGTCAAACCGGGTTATTTATTCGTTTGCAGGACTACGGTGTACTGGCTGAAAAAATAAAGATCAGAGTTAAATCTTTAAAACTGCCTCATCCTCAATTTTATTTAGATTTATTAAGTACCGATAGTTCCCAAAGTCGAGAGGAATGGAAACAATTAATTCCTTTAATTACAACCATTGAAAGTTATTTTTTTAGAGATCAAGGTCAAATTAATCTCTTACGAACTGTAGTTTTACCAGATTTAATTGCATCGCGGCAAGACACCAAAAGTTTAACTCTTTGGAGTGCGGGTTGTTCGACGGGGGAAGAACCCTATACCCTGTCTATTTTACTTCAACAGTTAATCCCAGACTGGGGAAGTTGGAATCTTCAGATTCTAGGAACTGATGTGAATGAGGAAGCCTTAAAAAAAGCCACTCAAGGCTTATACACCGCTTGGTCTTTCCGTATGGTTGACTTAGAACTGAGAAATAGATACTTTATGCAACAAGGAGAAGATTGGAAAATCAATTCGTTGACTCAGAATTCTGTTAAATTTTTTAATTTGAATTTAGTTAAAGATTCCTATTGTCATCCTAATTATAACCCGATTCAAGATGTGGATTTAATTATTTGTCGGAATGTTTTTGTTTATTTTGAAAAAGACTATATTAATCAAGTAATTTATAAGTTTTTTAATGTTTTAAAACCAAGAGGTTATTTAATTACAGGTCATGCTGAATTACAAGGTATAGAAAATATTGAAAAATTTCAAGCAAAAATTCATCCTGAATCCATGATTTATCAACGACCTATTGATTTATTGAAAGAACCCTTGACTATTACCAAAAAATCAATTATTAATATAGATAATTGTTGGAATAATCTATTATATTCTTCCCAGAAATATCAGGAGCCATACCCTAAAACCAACCAGGTTGCGAATCATCAAGCTGAAAATTTAAAGTTATCTCAAAAAAGCCTAGAAGAAGCAAAAAGATATTTTAAAAATAAACAGTATTCAGCCGCCATTCAAAAAGCTGAACAATTTCTTCAAACTTATAACTATTATGTAAAAAATCTGGATTTGACCATCACAGAAAAAAAAGAAAGAAATGAAAATCGCCACCTAAAATCCGAAACTAAATTTGATGCTTATTATTTATTGGCACAAGCATGGGCAAATTTAGGAAAATATGAACAAGCTATATCTTACTGTAAAAAAGCGATTGAAATAGATTCTTTATCTATATTACCTTATTATTTACTCTTGCATATCGCTCAAGAACAGGAGGATTTAGTTGGAGCAAAGTTATTATCCAAAAGAATTATTTATCTGCTTCCCTCCTCCATTCCAGCCTATCTGGAACTCGCATCGATTTATGAACGGGAAGGAGATAATACCCGATCAGCTAAAATGTATGGTAACGCTTTAGCTCTCCTCAAATCCTTACCTCCGACCATGGGGATTGAACATTTAGAAGGAGTTACGGCTCAAGATTTAATTGTTTTTTTAGAAAATAAACATTTAGCTATTGACTGTTGA
- the rplD gene encoding 50S ribosomal protein L4, giving the protein MVDCVVRNWQGESVGQATLDLKVASPENASHIVHRAVVRQLANARQGTACTKTRAEVRGGGRKPWRQKGTGRARAGSIRSPLWRGGGVIFGPKPRDYSQKMNRKERQLALRTAFQSRAEDLIVVEDFADQFSQPKTKDLVSAMTRWGIEPDSKVLLVLSEKQPNIYLSGRNIPRLRMCLSDSLNVYDVLAADTIVTTAAALAKIQEVYGDAT; this is encoded by the coding sequence ATGGTTGATTGTGTAGTCCGAAATTGGCAGGGTGAAAGCGTTGGACAAGCAACCCTTGATCTGAAAGTCGCATCCCCCGAAAATGCCAGTCATATTGTTCATAGAGCCGTAGTCCGGCAACTAGCCAATGCTCGTCAAGGCACAGCTTGCACCAAAACCCGTGCGGAAGTTCGGGGGGGCGGTCGCAAACCTTGGCGTCAAAAAGGCACAGGTCGCGCTAGAGCCGGTTCTATTCGTTCTCCCCTATGGCGAGGGGGCGGGGTGATCTTTGGGCCAAAACCCAGGGACTATTCCCAGAAAATGAATCGCAAAGAAAGACAGTTAGCCCTACGCACCGCCTTTCAAAGCCGGGCTGAGGATTTAATTGTGGTAGAAGACTTTGCAGATCAGTTTTCTCAGCCGAAAACCAAAGATCTAGTATCGGCGATGACCCGTTGGGGAATTGAACCCGATTCAAAAGTCCTCTTGGTACTGTCAGAGAAACAACCGAATATTTATCTGTCCGGTCGCAATATTCCTAGATTGAGAATGTGCTTGTCCGATAGCTTAAACGTTTATGACGTCCTAGCTGCTGACACAATTGTAACAACTGCTGCTGCCCTAGCCAAAATTCAGGAGGTTTACGGAGATGCAACATGA
- a CDS encoding ribosomal protein S19 produces MSRSLKKGPFVADHLLSKVEKLNAKGEKQVIKTWSRASTIIPQMVGHTIAVHNGRQHVPVFLTEQMVGHKLGEFAPTRTFRGHAKSDKKARR; encoded by the coding sequence ATGTCTCGTTCACTTAAAAAAGGCCCTTTTGTGGCGGATCATCTCCTGAGCAAAGTTGAAAAACTCAATGCCAAAGGAGAAAAACAGGTGATTAAAACCTGGTCAAGAGCATCGACGATTATTCCTCAAATGGTGGGTCATACGATCGCTGTCCATAACGGTAGACAACACGTTCCCGTGTTTCTGACGGAGCAAATGGTCGGTCATAAATTAGGAGAATTTGCTCCAACTCGTACTTTCCGAGGCCACGCCAAAAGTGACAAAAAAGCCCGCCGTTAA
- a CDS encoding Fe-S cluster containing protein: protein MNNYDSPLTALQQGNWFKLICGASYQHLPAIRNLTLAYTLAGADCIDVAADPAVITVAQEALNRAEFLGEQAQTLGFGYRYRPWLMVSLNDGEDPHFRKAQFEATVCPESCWRPCETVCPTGAIAFSPLKSGVIDELCYGCGRCISICPVDLIDARSYVFRPDQIAPLVLQTGIDALEIHTQVGREKDFQRLWNSIQPYLEKLKLVAISCPDGEGVVNYLKTLSEMILPLNCPLIWQTDGRPMSGDIGAGTTLASVKLCQKILAANLPGYVQLAGGTNDYTVAKLKSLGLLQSTVIDDPVLNPVFPNPDQQTQTIGGKQLRSVNYGHRVAGVGYGSYARVLLSPLLEQLESRSTTEPQRDSFQRQETFIEGSQPLSQKKTLSSVETRPSLSVLEANPELLWQVVGKASTLVSQIKSVIGDH, encoded by the coding sequence GTGAACAATTATGATTCTCCTTTAACAGCTTTACAACAAGGTAACTGGTTCAAACTCATTTGCGGAGCCAGTTATCAACATTTGCCTGCGATCCGAAATTTAACCTTAGCCTACACCTTAGCCGGGGCGGACTGTATTGATGTGGCGGCTGACCCGGCGGTGATTACAGTGGCTCAGGAAGCCTTAAACCGGGCTGAATTTCTCGGTGAACAGGCCCAAACCCTGGGATTTGGCTATCGCTATCGTCCGTGGTTAATGGTGAGCTTGAATGATGGTGAAGATCCGCATTTTCGGAAGGCGCAGTTTGAGGCGACCGTTTGTCCTGAAAGTTGTTGGCGACCCTGTGAAACGGTTTGTCCTACGGGAGCGATCGCATTTTCCCCCCTAAAATCTGGTGTCATAGATGAACTATGCTATGGCTGCGGACGCTGTATTTCCATCTGTCCAGTGGATTTGATTGATGCTCGGTCTTATGTTTTTCGCCCCGATCAGATTGCTCCCCTGGTATTACAAACTGGGATAGATGCCTTAGAAATTCATACCCAAGTGGGACGGGAAAAAGACTTTCAACGACTCTGGAATAGTATCCAACCCTATTTGGAAAAACTCAAACTGGTGGCAATTAGCTGCCCGGATGGGGAGGGGGTAGTCAACTATCTGAAAACCTTATCTGAAATGATCCTACCCCTGAATTGTCCCTTAATTTGGCAAACCGATGGCCGACCGATGAGTGGGGATATTGGGGCGGGGACAACCTTGGCAAGTGTGAAACTGTGCCAAAAAATTTTGGCGGCAAATTTACCTGGATATGTACAGCTTGCGGGTGGCACAAACGATTATACTGTAGCCAAGCTCAAATCCCTTGGGCTTTTACAGTCAACAGTTATAGATGATCCTGTGCTTAACCCCGTTTTTCCAAATCCTGATCAACAAACTCAGACCATCGGTGGAAAACAGTTAAGGTCAGTTAATTATGGTCATCGGGTGGCGGGTGTTGGATATGGTAGCTATGCCCGTGTTCTGTTGTCACCCCTGTTGGAACAGTTGGAATCCCGATCCACGACCGAACCTCAAAGGGATAGTTTTCAACGGCAGGAAACCTTCATTGAAGGATCTCAACCTTTGAGTCAGAAGAAGACGCTTTCTTCCGTCGAGACGCGCCCTAGCCTATCTGTACTGGAAGCTAACCCGGAGTTGCTCTGGCAAGTGGTCGGTAAAGCCTCAACCCTTGTCTCCCAGATTAAATCAGTTATCGGCGATCATTAA